CAGTAGATCCCGCGCTCGAACAGCACGTCCGAGAGCGCGCTTGCGTCGATCGGCGTCGCCGTCTCCAGATCGAAAGTACCCTGAAACATGTCGCATCCCCTTTATTCTTATGCCGCCTCGTTCCCCCGAGCGCGGCTCCCGTCCAAATCGTTGTTCAACTCATCCCCGGGCCTTCTTGCCCATGCCGTTTGCCGGCTCGTTGGAGGCGATGATGGCGGGCAAATTTGAATGGCAGTTTAAGTATCGCGATGAAGCAGACGTAAACGCGGACGCGCGGCGCCGACGCGCTGAATCCACGAAGTCCCTGATTTGCAGGCACTTCTGCGATTCGTCAGATTCCGTTTACCGCAGGATTTCAGGACATCGATAACCATCGCGCGCGGTCGGATGCATCATGGCGTATCGCGCGCCACTCATCGTCGTCACCCACGCAGGCGGGGCAATCGCATATGGGCGCGATTTCGCCTGTGGCCATCCTTCGAGACGCCCGCCGTTGGCGGGCCCTCAGGATGAGGATCAAGTGCGCGGCTGTCGTTTCAACGCGCACCGAGGCTGCTTCGCCCTCCTGGCAAAGCAAAGACGTCAGCGCGGCAACGCCACCGTCAGATCAGCAATGTGGGGAAAAGGAATGCCGGCAATACCCCGGCCTCAGGAGAACGAGGGCGTCGGCGAACACGTCAGGACCAGATTCCACATTGGCCCGAAGGCCGCTCGTGAAATTGCGGAGCCCCTTGCGGAGAACCACACCGAACGAAGAAAACTCGTTTCTTCTGCCGGACCGCGCAAGAGCGATCCGACCGTTGACCTGATGTCTCGCCGACACCCTCTATCGTCGACCAGGACCTTTAGAAGGCGCTGATGACGTGCCGGCTCATGGAGCCGGCAACTTCAGAAGCGAAGTTACTTCTTCTTCTTCGCGACCTTGCGGGTCTTCTTCGCAGTCTTCTTCACTGCGCTCTTCGCCTTCTTCGCCTTCTTCGCTTTCTTGGCCATGTTGCCCTCCGATGTGTGAGATGGCTTTAATCGCTGCGTGCACTCGGGGATCGAATGCACTTCATCCCGAATACACCAACACGAAGAAAAAAACAGCGTCTCGCTTAAAGAAGTGTTGACGACGCAACGCGCGTGCGCTTGGCCAGCGCGACGCAAGCGCACCGCATGAGGTGTTCGTGCGATCGCAGTGAACGCCTACACTGTCGCCGTTTGCGAGCGATGCGATTGCAGAAAAACACTACGCAGCAAGTATTTTTCTGCACGCGCGCATCGCGCATGATCGACGTGCACACGTGCATCGTAGATCGTGCGATCGCCTCGCAAAGGCGTTTCGCGGACTCTGAGTCGCGATTTTTGGCAACGAAAATATTTTCATGCTTAACGGCGCGAACGCTCGTCGGAGCGTGCGCAAGCCGCCGTTTTGCGCGAATCGCGTGACGGCGATTCGGTCGCCGCATCACCGTCGATGGGGATGAAGTTCGCCGATCGAGGATGCGCGCGAGCGTCGCACCGGGGCGACAAAAGCGAGGTGACGATGCGCGTCTGTCACCTCGCTCGAACGTGTGAGGCTACTAGACGCCGAGCTTGGACTTGAGCAGCTCGTTAACGCTCTGCGGGTTGGCCTTGCCGCCGGACGCCTTCATCACCTGGCCGACGAACCAGCCGAGCGACTGCGGCTTGTCCTTCACCTGCGCGGCCTTGTCGGGATTGGCCGCGATGATGTCGTCGACAACCTTTTCGATCGCCGAAAGATCCGTGACCTGCTTCATGCCGCGGCTTTCCACCAGCGCGCGGGGATCGCCGCCCTCCTGCCAGACGATCTCGAACAGATCCTTGGCGATCTTGCCGGAGATCGTGCCTTCGCCGATCAGGTCGATGATCGCTGCGAGCTGCTCGGCGTTGACCGGAGAGGCCGTAATATCCCTGCCTTCCTTGTTGAGACGGCCGAACAGCTCGTTGATCACCCAATTCGCCGCCATCTTGCCGTCACGCGCGCGGTTGCCGAGCCTGTCGAGCACCGTCTCGTAGAATACCGCACTCTCGCGCTCGGCGACCAGCACGCTCGCATCATACGCCGACAGGCCGAAATCGGCGACGAAGCGCGTCTTCTTCTGGTCCGGCAGCTCCGGCAGCTTCGCCTTCAGCTCGTCGACGAAGTCCTGGCTGAACTCCAGCGGCAGCAGGTCGGGATCGGGGAAGTAACGGTAGTCGTGCGCCTCTTCCTTCGAGCGCATCGAGCGCGTCTCGCCCTTGTTGGGATCGTAGAGCCGCGTCTCCTGGTCGATCGCCCCACCCTCCTCGATGATCTCGATCTGGCGCCGCGCTTCGTACTCGATCGCCTGGCCAATGAAGTTGATCGAGTTCATGTTCTTGATCTCGCAGCGCGTGCCGAGCGGCCCGCCGGGCTTCCGCACCGAGACGTTGACGTCGGCGCGCAGGCTTCCCTTCTCCATGTCGCCGTCGCAGGTGCCGAGATAGCGCAGGATGGAGCGCAGCTTGGTCACATAGGCCTTGGCCTGCTCGGCGTCGCGGATGTCGGGCTTGGAGACGATCTCCATCAGCGCCACGCCGGAGCGATTGAGATCGACATTGGACATGGTCGGCGATCGGTCGTGCAGCAACTTGCCGGCGTCCTGCTCCAGATGCAGCCGCTCGATGCCGATGCTGACGCTGCGGCCGCCATCGAGCTCGACCAGCACCTCGCCCTCGCCGACGATCGGAGACTTGTACTGGCTGATCTGGTAACCCTGCGGCAGGTCCGGATAGAAATAATTCTTGCGGTCGAATACCGAACGCAGATTGATCTTCGCATTGAGCCCGAGCCCGGTCCGGACAGCCTGTCTGACGCATTCCTCGTTAATGACGGGCAGCATGCCGGGCATCGCGGCGTCCACCAGCGACACATGGCTGTTCGGCTCGCCTCCGAACGCGGTCGAGGCGCCCGAGAAAAGCTTCGAGTTAGACGTCACCTGGGCATGGATCTCCATGCCGATTACCATCTCCCAGTCACCGGTGGCGCCCTTGAGAAGCTTGTGCGTGGCCGTGCTCATGTCTTGCTCCCGAGCAGCGTGGCAGCAATCCGCTCCCACTCTGCTTCCAATGAATCCTTTGCCGCGGGCTGGCCGGCCTGGCGATACCAGTAGCCGGCATTGCCGAGATCGCCTTCGACGCGGTGCAGGTAGGCATGCACCCAGGCCGCCTCGCGGCTGCTCTCGTCCTGGACAATCCCGTGCGCGCGGTCCCAGTCGCCCTTCGC
This genomic stretch from Bradyrhizobium daqingense harbors:
- the gatB gene encoding Asp-tRNA(Asn)/Glu-tRNA(Gln) amidotransferase subunit GatB; amino-acid sequence: MSTATHKLLKGATGDWEMVIGMEIHAQVTSNSKLFSGASTAFGGEPNSHVSLVDAAMPGMLPVINEECVRQAVRTGLGLNAKINLRSVFDRKNYFYPDLPQGYQISQYKSPIVGEGEVLVELDGGRSVSIGIERLHLEQDAGKLLHDRSPTMSNVDLNRSGVALMEIVSKPDIRDAEQAKAYVTKLRSILRYLGTCDGDMEKGSLRADVNVSVRKPGGPLGTRCEIKNMNSINFIGQAIEYEARRQIEIIEEGGAIDQETRLYDPNKGETRSMRSKEEAHDYRYFPDPDLLPLEFSQDFVDELKAKLPELPDQKKTRFVADFGLSAYDASVLVAERESAVFYETVLDRLGNRARDGKMAANWVINELFGRLNKEGRDITASPVNAEQLAAIIDLIGEGTISGKIAKDLFEIVWQEGGDPRALVESRGMKQVTDLSAIEKVVDDIIAANPDKAAQVKDKPQSLGWFVGQVMKASGGKANPQSVNELLKSKLGV